In Candidatus Dadabacteria bacterium, the genomic window CGGTCAAACCGAGCTTATCAGAAATTACGAAGAGGCTTTTTCCGAGTTCGGTCTTAATGTGGCGCAGATTCTGCTTACCCGTGACGGGTTCTCCGACAGGAAAAGGTTCCTTAACTCTAGAAAGACCATCCGGCGGTTGCTTGAGATGGAGATAATTCCCGTCATAAACGAAAATGACACGGTTGCTTTTGAGGAGATCATGTTCGGAGATAATGACAATCTCGCGGCGCTTGTGATTTCTCTTACGGAGGCGGATCTTCTTGTGCTGCTAAGCAACGTGGAGGGTTTCTTCGACAAGGACCCGGCGAAAGACGAAAACGCGAAACTGCTTTCCACAATCGCAGAGATAGATTCCAGAATAGAGTCCTTTGCCGGAGACACTTTCGGCAAAACCACTTCCGGAGGAATGAGAACCAAGGTCCAGGCGGCAAGATCCGCCGCCGCCTTTGGTGTGCCTACTATAATCGCGAATGGGAAAAGAAAAGATTCTCTTCTTAGTATCTTTAACGGCCAAGAGTACGGAACCGTGATACTTCCGACAAGGGAAAGACTCACGGGGAAAAAACACTGGATTGCCTATACGCTTAAGCCTCAAGGGAAACTTATACTGGACGATGGTGCGGCCGAGGCTATTACCAAAAAAGGCAGAAGTCTTCTTCCTTCGGGTATAAAGGAAGTCGAGGGGGAGTTCGAGATAGGAGAACTTGTGAGCTGCTTTGATTCCTCTGAGGTTGAGATATCAAGAGGACTTTGTTCCTATGGCTCTTCAGAGGTGAGAAAGATTCTCGGGAAGAAATCATCTGAAATAGAGAGCGCGCTCGGGTACAGATACAGCGACGAGATAATCCATCGAAACGAGATGGTGATACTTTCCAAATGAGTGAGACTCGTGGATTTAACCGGTTCTCAAAAGGGCTTGCGGTTTTTGTTTTCGTTCTGTTGGCTTTGTCTACCTGGTTTTATTTCCTAGATGGTTTTTCAACTGAGACAAAAATTGTCGATATACCGCAAGGCCTTGGCCTGTCCGCTATAGCTGAGAAGCTTGAGGAAGAGGGAGTGATTAGAAAAGCGGAGGTTCTTTTCCTATCAGCTTTTCTTAGCGGAACCCAGCGGAAGCTTAAGCACGGTGAATACGTGTTTTCGGCCGGCGAGGCCCCTTATACTGTTCATAGGAAGCTGCGTCGCGGCGAAGTGTCTTTAAGGAAAGTCACTTTTCCCGAAGGACTTACCCTTGTGCAGATGGCCGGGATTCTCGATGCCTCGCAGATAGTTATCCGGAAAGAGTTCCTCGCGCTTGCGGAAAACGGTGAGTACTCCACGAAAAAACTTGGCGTGGACGTTTCGAGTCTTGAAGGGTTTCTTTTTCCCGATACTTATTTCTTCGCGCGTGGCTGCTCCGCGGAGAAGGTAATTGAAACGATGCTCGATAGGTTTCGGGAAGCTTATGCAACGCTTGGTACCGTCAATCCGCAACCCGATATAAAGGGGATTGTGACCATTGCCTCACTAATAGAGAAAGAAACGGCTTTTCCCCCGGAGAAGCCTCTTGTATCCGCCGTAATAAGCAACCGGCTCCGGAAAGGGATGAAGCTTGAGTTCGACCCGACGGTGATTTACGCTCTTGGCGAGAAGTTCGACGGCAATATCAGAAAAAAAGATCTGAGTTTTCCTTCTCCCTATAATACCTACGTGGTTTCGGGACTTCCTCCGGGTCCGATAGCGGCTCCCGGTCTTGATTCAATCCGCGCGGCACTTGAGCCGGCGGACGTGAACTATCTTTACTTCGTTTCAAACGGAGACGGGGTTCATGTTTTCTCAAGCACATACGGGGATCACGTAAATGCCGTGGAGAGGCTTCTAAAGAAGGAAAAACAGTGACTTTATGCGTCCAGAGCGCCTTTGGCCGGACGCACTAGAGTTCTCCTCTGAATGCTTTTGCAAAGCCGTCATGCTGGGATTTGGCAATCTTCTCCTGTTCGGCCTGCAGATAAGCTCGGTCCTTTCTCTCTATACGTATTATGTCGTCTCGGCCCTTGGATGCCATGAACTGTGTTCCTACCGTTTCCTTTGAGAGTATTTCAAGTATGGCCGGGTAGTTCTTCGATCCGATGAATATGGAATGTATGCAAACCCCTATGCTCTTTGCGCGCGCTCTCTGCGCTTCTACATTGGGATCGCCGGAAGTTGGAATCCCGTCGGTTATAAAGAGTATGTGCTTGTTTCTAAGTCCTCTGCCTCGGAACTCCTTGAGGGCCTCTCCCAGCGCTTCTTCATAGTTTGTGTTTCCGGAGCAGTCCGTGCTCTCCGCCAGCCTTTCTATCCACCTGTAATCCCTAGTGAAAAAGCGGGAGTTTTTCGTGTGTTTTCTTGAGCGGTGGTTAAATTCCAGATAACCGATTCTCATTCTCTTTTTTCTCGCAAGCTCTATTACTCCCTTCACGACGGATGAAGACCATTCGCTGTACACTCCCATCATCGAAGTGCTTATGTCCCTGAGAATTGCTATCTCCCCTCCGAGCGTTTCCTTTTCGCGAAGGTGAACTCTAGGCAGCTTGGGGGAAGTGTGCTCGGACCATATGAACGCCTCGACGGGATCTATATCCTCGATCTCGTCAAAAGAGGACATGCGCTTCCATTTTCTTGGAGATCCTCCCGGGTGGGAAGTCTTTTTTGCCATGCTTTTCTGGAAATTGCCTTCGAGCACTCTCATGATGCGTTTTATGTTCTCGGCTGTTTCCTTATTTCCCCTTCCTGGTATTACTGTTTCATCGTCTTCTCCGGCCTTGGATGACTTGCTGCTCATGTATGCGCGGGCGGATTTGTCCTCCCTCTCCGTGTTCCCGCTGTCCTGTGGATTTCCGGTGGGGTCACTCGGCACGTCCTGGCCTTCTGGAGGAGCCATTTCGCTCTGGTTGTTATCGAGGTTCTGCTTAAGGTCCTTAAGCGCGTCAAAGAATGTTTTCTGGGCCTCGGCGAGCGGATTCTCGGTTTCCTTATCCGCTTCCTCGTCGGGAATTTCCCCCTTGGGCTCCTGAGAGAAGTCCTGATCGAATTCCGAATCAGGCATCTGATCCGGGTCCGGGGTCAGCTTGTCATCTGGCTTTTTTTTTTATCCTGAACGATGTTCCGAAGAATATTGTCCATCTGTTCGTAGACGTCGGGGGGAACCCGGAAAGCAGTCATGTACCTTAAAACGTCGAGGTCTTCTCTTGAACATACCTCTCTTTCGTTTAGAAGTGCGTGGGAGCGGATAAGTTTGAGTGCTTTTACGAAAAACGTCCTGTCGGTAATAAGGGAGTTGGTTTCGTTAAGCCCGAAGTCCTCGATCATTATGGCTGCGAAATTCGCAAGACCTTCCTGCACTTCGGGTGGAATCGGAATCTTTTCAAGTGTCTTGTAGCTTTTGTCGAAAAGTTTTTTGCTTACCCTTTTCGGTATTTTCTCTTCAAACGGCTTTTCGGCGTAAAGCTCGATAACCTTTTTAGCCTCGTCCCATTTTCTTCCATAGGAGATTCCCAAGGCCTTTACCTGGAGAATGAAACGGTCAAGGTTGGCCGGATCAAGGGGTTCATTGTAGTATTCGTCAGCCGTCGGATTGCTCGTCGCTATAGCGGTCAGAAGCGGAATGGGTTCGCTGAAGAATTTCCTTTCGTTAAGTATTCGAAGAAGTATGTTGAGCGATTCCCCGGGCGCACGAGATATGTCATCTAAAAGGCAGATCTCAGATGTAAGTATTCCGCCCTTTACGATATCCTGCTTTATCCTCTCTCCGAGTTCGGTGTCTTCCTTCACTATTGTCAGGTCTCCGACGAGTTCTGAGAGTCTGGTGTCTCTGTGAAGCTGGTAGAAAAAGAAGTTAAGCTGGGCTGCTTTGGAAACAATTTCCGAAAGCATGGTCTTTGCCGTACCCGGAGGACCTTCGATATAAATGTGCTCTCTTGAGATTATTCCGAGAAGAAGAGCAGTTTTTACCTCATCGTGTCCGACGACATGCTTATCCATTTCTTCCCGAAGGGACGCAAAAGGGTTAGCGGGGTTCATTCATCCACTCCTGAAAAAGGCAATGAGCGTTATTATTACATAAAGGGATATTTTTTTCAATCTGTTTCAGCGTGTGCAGAGACCGGAGGTTTTGACGTAACAGGCGGTTCTTCCCTGCATCTTGCACAAGTTGTTAAGGGAGTAAGTCCCTTCTGGGGCAAAGCCGAGAGGGTTTTCAGGGCAAATTGCCAAGAGTCGATCAGAAGTATAAAACCGCTTTTACTGAAAAACCGGTTTCGCTTCCGTCAAGCGATATGGGAACCTTGACCTCTGACTCCGAAAAAGTGTCCCGATCTTCCTTTCCGTACTGGGTGTAGCGCACCTCGCCCCGGAGTCCTATCTTATCCCCGATCATCTTCTCAAGGCCCCCTCCCGCTGTCCACGCGTAGAAGGTCTCGTCGTAGGAATTGGTGCCGGAGGTAAACTCTTCAGGACTGGTGCAAATCGCGTTGCCGGTTGGGCAACCGCTGTAATCAACCTTTAACTCCGCATCCAGGCGGCGCACGCCGCCAAGAGCGTAGAAGCCGGCGCCCGGGCCCAAAAGCGAAATCAGAAACGGGGGGCTTGCGCCGAACACCAACGTTACGCCGTAGCTGTTTTTTCTCTCAACGCTCCACTCATCGGGCCAGGCTTCTCCGTACTGGTTTCGACCCTCGGACTCTCCGTCCCCAGGAAGCGTTCCGCTTACCGTGCCACCGTGGAACTGTCCGTCGATCTCGACGCCTAAATAGAAGGTGTCGCTTGGATCCAGAGTAAGGCGATAGCCGGCAAGAAGCCCACCGCTAAACCCCGTCTTGCTTGCCGAATCACTCGTGCTGTAAATGTTTCCGCTCTGAAGATAGCTGGCCGGAACATTGGTGCTGTCAACGGTTTTTGCGTGTTCGATGTTTGCGCGTTCAATCCCGCCCGAGGCGCCAAGGTAAAAACTTCCGCTTTGTGCAACCGCATTTCCGGAAACACCGAAAATCATTGCCATCGCTATTACTAAAACCCAAAGATCCGTTTTCCGATTCTTAAGAATTCTGTTCATGGTCTTTTCTCCTGATAGTCCTTAATTACGAGGTTAAATCCTTACTCCGGAAGGAAGCTGAAACTCTTCCTACTCAATATTTATAGCTTGAAGAATGGGCATTGTAAAATGAAGCGGTTGAGCGACTTGGGCAATGGTGCGTACTGCCGTCCGCCATGGGAAACTCCGCTTGTGGGAAAAGCGGATATTACGGTTATAATCTGCCTGCGAAGACGGTTCTTTGCCGTTTTGCGGATTCTTTATCTCCGGGGCGGGACTTATGGACGCGGAAAAAATATTTTACGGAATAGACGAAGTAAAAAAGAGAAAGTCCCCCCGTAGGCTTATCCTGATAGCGGTTGTTTTCGCACTTGGTCTCGGGGCCTTTAAATTCGGGGTTTTCCCTGAGCAGTGGTTCTGGGAGAGCGACGATATTTCCCGAAAACTGATCGTGAGGAACACTGAATCCCGGTGGATAACCACCAAGAAAGGTTATCTTTTTTTCGTTCGAGGGGAGATCATGAACGAAAGCGACGTTCCCGTCAGTTACATAAAGCTCAAGAGCAGTTTTCAAGTGTCGGGGCGGACCGTTTACGTTCAGGACTTCTACTCGGGCAACACCCTTTCGATGCGAGACCTCAGAAACGCTGACACGGAGCATCCTCTTCAGAAGTTAAGCAGGAAAAGCGGGGATGACCTCTCGGCGCTTACCGGAACAGAGGCTTCGGCCAATTTCAACATAAAGCCCGGCAATACCGTTTTCTTCAACACTTTCTACCTTTCCGTGAGCAAGATACTTGGTCTTAAGTATCAAATCGAGATTACGGGTTTCGAGGTGATGTCCGAGGGCTAGGGAAGTCGGTTGGGGCTTAGGTTTTGGCAGGGAGTGGAATGGTTTAAATTGCTTTATTAAGCCGTTTTTAGTAAACTATAGCCCCTTTATAGAATTAATCCGGTGGGTAAGCGATGAAGTCTACACGAATAAAAGTAAGCATAAGTCAGGACGGTTCTCTATCCAAAGAATCCGTCGAGACCGTTGATTTCGAGTTTCCACTCATTCCGAGAAAGCTTTTGAAATCCATGGGATTTGAAAAAGTGGACGACACGACTTACGTGGGTATCGTGTCAGTTTTTCTGAATCTTCTGGAGAAGGAGCAGGAGATAGAGATTGAACTAGGAGTGGAGGCTTCCGATGCGAGAAAGAAAATTCTGGATCTTTTTGCTAAGGGTTTTCAAAGTATGGGCGGGAGCAAAGCTCTTGACGCTGAAAGAAAACCAAAACCCGCCCCGAAAACAAGAAAACCGAGGGCAAGGAAAGTTTCCGCCGCGAAAAAGGCCGGCTAGCTGCTATGCAGGATTTTGTTTTTGAAGAAGCGCTTACCTTTGACGACGTAATACTATCTCCGCGCTATTCCGAAGTTCTGCCGAGCGAAGTTGATGTTTCGGTAAGGCTTACCCGGCGTATAAACCTTAATATTCCCATACTAAGCGCGGCCATGGATACCGTAACGGAATTCCGCACGTCAATCGCCATGGCACAGGAAGGCGGCATAGGGATAATCCATAGGAATCTCTCCATCCCTGCACAGGCGGGTGAAGTTGAAAGAGTAAAGAAATACGAAAGCGGAATGATAGTTAATCCACTGACCGTACGTCCCGGAACCCGGGTTAGCGAAGCCCTCGAGATAATGGTTGAAAACGACATCTCAGGCCTTCCCGTTGTAAAGTCCGACAACACGCTTCACGGAATAATCACCAACAGGGACATAAGATTCGAAAAGAACATGGATCTTAAGATCGACAAGGTAATGACTCCCAAAAAGGAGCTTGTTACCGTCAAGGAGGGCACCACTCTTCTTGAAGCCAAGGAACTTCTTCACAAGTTTAAGATAGAAAAACTCCCGGTCGTTGATGACAGCTTCAAGCTTCGTGGCCTTATAACCATGAAGGATATAGAGAAAATAGAGAAGTTTCCCAAGGCATCTAAGGACGTGATGGGAAGGCTTCTCGTGGGAGCCGCGGTCGGGGTTGACAAGCACAGCCAGGAGCGGGTGGACGAGCTTGTTGCAGCAGGATGCGACGTAATAGTGGTCGATACTGCACACGGACATTCGAAAAGAGTGCTAGACAGCTTGGCCCATATAAGGAAAAAATACCCGGAGATAGATTTAGTGGCCGGCAACGTAGCCACCTCCGAAGCGGCCGAGGATCTTATAAAAGCCGGTGCGGATTGTCTAAAGGTGGGGGTCGGTCCCGGATCGATATGCACGACACGTGTGATAGCCGGTATAGGAGTGCCGCAGATAACCGCCATAAGAAAAGTCTGTTCCGTGGCGAAAAAGCACGACATACCCGTAATAGCCGACGGAGGGATAAAGTACTCGGGGGATATAACAAAGGCGCTTGCCGCCGGAGCAGATTCCGTGATGATAGGGAACCTGCTCGCCGGGTCGGACGAAGCCCCTGGGGAGGTTGTCCTCTATCAGGGGAGAACCTACAAAGTTTACCGTGGCATGGGTTCCATTGAAGCGATGAGGGCCGGGAGCAGGGACCGCTACGCCCAGGACGATGAGATGATGGAAGCTAAGCTTGTCCCCGAGGGAATAGAGGGAAGGGTTCCTTACAGGGGCAATATAGGGGCCATAGTCTACCAACTGGTCGGAGGGCTTCGTGCGGGAATGGGCTACACCGGTTCCGCGACGATAAAGGAACTTCAGGAAAACGCGAAGTTTGTAAAGATCACCAATGCCGGGCTTCAGGAAAGCCATGTTCACGATATCGTAATTACCAAGGAATCTCCCAACTACAGGATCGGGTGATAACGGTTTTCTTATCTCGTAAAGTCAGCCTCAGAAAGTGCGGTTTACCCTTCAGGGTTCTTCGGATTTTATCGCAATGGGGGAGGCGGTTGTAAATGCGGGAAAAAGTTCTTGTTCTTGATTTCGGTTCCCAGTATACGCAGCTTATCGCCAGGCGCACTAGGGAACTCGGGGTTTATTCCGAAATAAAACCCTATAACACTGCCACAGACGAAATAAAGAAAGATCCTCCAGGGGCGATAATACTCTCCGGGGGGCCCTCAAGCGTCTGGGAGGATGGTTCTCCTAGGGTGGACGGGGAAATACTGTCTTTGGGAATACCGGTTCTGGGTATCTGTTACGGGCTTCAGGTGCTGGTTTTCCAGCTCGGTGGTGAAGTTGAGCGCTCCGAGAAGAGGGAATATGGTCCCGCCGTCTTGAACTTGGTAACGGAAGACCCGCTTTTCTCGGGCGTGGAGAGGACCTCGGGAGTCTGGATGTCTCACGGCGACAGGGTTTTGAGTATGCCCGAGGGATTTACGGCGATAGCCGATACCGAGAACACGGAGTGCGCGGCGGTAAGAAACGCAGGCGGAA contains:
- the guaB gene encoding IMP dehydrogenase; protein product: MQDFVFEEALTFDDVILSPRYSEVLPSEVDVSVRLTRRINLNIPILSAAMDTVTEFRTSIAMAQEGGIGIIHRNLSIPAQAGEVERVKKYESGMIVNPLTVRPGTRVSEALEIMVENDISGLPVVKSDNTLHGIITNRDIRFEKNMDLKIDKVMTPKKELVTVKEGTTLLEAKELLHKFKIEKLPVVDDSFKLRGLITMKDIEKIEKFPKASKDVMGRLLVGAAVGVDKHSQERVDELVAAGCDVIVVDTAHGHSKRVLDSLAHIRKKYPEIDLVAGNVATSEAAEDLIKAGADCLKVGVGPGSICTTRVIAGIGVPQITAIRKVCSVAKKHDIPVIADGGIKYSGDITKALAAGADSVMIGNLLAGSDEAPGEVVLYQGRTYKVYRGMGSIEAMRAGSRDRYAQDDEMMEAKLVPEGIEGRVPYRGNIGAIVYQLVGGLRAGMGYTGSATIKELQENAKFVKITNAGLQESHVHDIVITKESPNYRIG
- the mltG gene encoding endolytic transglycosylase MltG, producing MSETRGFNRFSKGLAVFVFVLLALSTWFYFLDGFSTETKIVDIPQGLGLSAIAEKLEEEGVIRKAEVLFLSAFLSGTQRKLKHGEYVFSAGEAPYTVHRKLRRGEVSLRKVTFPEGLTLVQMAGILDASQIVIRKEFLALAENGEYSTKKLGVDVSSLEGFLFPDTYFFARGCSAEKVIETMLDRFREAYATLGTVNPQPDIKGIVTIASLIEKETAFPPEKPLVSAVISNRLRKGMKLEFDPTVIYALGEKFDGNIRKKDLSFPSPYNTYVVSGLPPGPIAAPGLDSIRAALEPADVNYLYFVSNGDGVHVFSSTYGDHVNAVERLLKKEKQ
- a CDS encoding outer membrane beta-barrel protein, which encodes MNRILKNRKTDLWVLVIAMAMIFGVSGNAVAQSGSFYLGASGGIERANIEHAKTVDSTNVPASYLQSGNIYSTSDSASKTGFSGGLLAGYRLTLDPSDTFYLGVEIDGQFHGGTVSGTLPGDGESEGRNQYGEAWPDEWSVERKNSYGVTLVFGASPPFLISLLGPGAGFYALGGVRRLDAELKVDYSGCPTGNAICTSPEEFTSGTNSYDETFYAWTAGGGLEKMIGDKIGLRGEVRYTQYGKEDRDTFSESEVKVPISLDGSETGFSVKAVLYF
- a CDS encoding MoxR family ATPase; the encoded protein is MNPANPFASLREEMDKHVVGHDEVKTALLLGIISREHIYIEGPPGTAKTMLSEIVSKAAQLNFFFYQLHRDTRLSELVGDLTIVKEDTELGERIKQDIVKGGILTSEICLLDDISRAPGESLNILLRILNERKFFSEPIPLLTAIATSNPTADEYYNEPLDPANLDRFILQVKALGISYGRKWDEAKKVIELYAEKPFEEKIPKRVSKKLFDKSYKTLEKIPIPPEVQEGLANFAAIMIEDFGLNETNSLITDRTFFVKALKLIRSHALLNEREVCSREDLDVLRYMTAFRVPPDVYEQMDNILRNIVQDKKKSQMTS
- the proB gene encoding glutamate 5-kinase, which codes for MSEQERKNLIEKVKTAVIKVGSSVLTHDDGSLNESVFKEIAKQVFNLKQRGVRTIIVSSGAIASGMKKLGLSSKPVEIDVKQAISACGQTELIRNYEEAFSEFGLNVAQILLTRDGFSDRKRFLNSRKTIRRLLEMEIIPVINENDTVAFEEIMFGDNDNLAALVISLTEADLLVLLSNVEGFFDKDPAKDENAKLLSTIAEIDSRIESFAGDTFGKTTSGGMRTKVQAARSAAAFGVPTIIANGKRKDSLLSIFNGQEYGTVILPTRERLTGKKHWIAYTLKPQGKLILDDGAAEAITKKGRSLLPSGIKEVEGEFEIGELVSCFDSSEVEISRGLCSYGSSEVRKILGKKSSEIESALGYRYSDEIIHRNEMVILSK
- a CDS encoding VWA domain-containing protein, which encodes MPDSEFDQDFSQEPKGEIPDEEADKETENPLAEAQKTFFDALKDLKQNLDNNQSEMAPPEGQDVPSDPTGNPQDSGNTEREDKSARAYMSSKSSKAGEDDETVIPGRGNKETAENIKRIMRVLEGNFQKSMAKKTSHPGGSPRKWKRMSSFDEIEDIDPVEAFIWSEHTSPKLPRVHLREKETLGGEIAILRDISTSMMGVYSEWSSSVVKGVIELARKKRMRIGYLEFNHRSRKHTKNSRFFTRDYRWIERLAESTDCSGNTNYEEALGEALKEFRGRGLRNKHILFITDGIPTSGDPNVEAQRARAKSIGVCIHSIFIGSKNYPAILEILSKETVGTQFMASKGRDDIIRIERKDRAYLQAEQEKIAKSQHDGFAKAFRGEL